The Drosophila subobscura isolate 14011-0131.10 chromosome A, UCBerk_Dsub_1.0, whole genome shotgun sequence genome includes the window ACAGGTCTTTCCCCTCGTTAGTCAGTTCGATTCGCATCGAATCGGATTTGGATTCAGCTTTCGACTTAAGGTTTTTCTCTATTTAGCATTGGGTATTCGGCTGCTTGCCCAgagtctgtttgtttgtttacttcGTGTCTCGGTTTTGTCTCtgtttagttgttgttgttctttttgtagctgctgtAGCTGCATGCTTGTCTGTGTAATTGCCTTATTATCTTATCAGCTTATCAGTTGTATGAACTCTCCTCCAATTGCGAATTGCAGTTTAGAATCTGCAATTACGGTCAGTCGTCGGTGGAGAGATAACGAATGAGATTTGGCATTTTGGGGTTGCCCCTCCCATTCCATCTCTCAAATGTTGTCCAACGTGGGgactctttggctttgcttaGCCCCTTGGCTGGAGACTCTTAGAGTGCTAAAACCTTCGGTACGATGGCACGGGCGCTGCCTGCATTCGTTTGTTTACCCAATTGATTTGCACATTCTTTGGcgcttaatttaatttacatacatttggcCAGAGTTCCATgacaaaacaaatctttttCTCTCCGTCAGCGCAAAACATTCGTTGGGCAATGACATTTGGGTTGTTTTCTGGGCATTGGAATTTGGGTTGTTGAATGATCGACTAGAGTAGAGTGCTTCTACGCACGGTTGCtcttggctctgctctgctctgttctgctgataataataaataagaaTTATCAATCAGCTCGCGCGATGCATTCTATTGCACACGATTTGAGCGGGAACTGATCGCAGTGTCAGCTGCTAATGTTTTTCTAACTATTTTACGAGTTGAAAGGAATAATTGCATTGATTTTATCTACCCGAATTTAGCtttgattggatcattattatagccagaataaccAAATCAATAGGGACCATTAGCTCCATCTCTAACACTTTCCAGCGCTTGTCTCTCGGTGCGTGGTGAATAGGTTATTGGTTCTCCCCACAGCGGACAGTGTCACCTtccatgaagaaattatataaggagggcCCGTCGGCACAATAAGGGAATCGTAACAATGTTGGCAATAAATGCGAGTGAAACGGCTCTGCgctgtgagtgtgagtgaaacgacaatggcaCACTCCATTGcccaaccttccgcgtcgGCAAGCAAACAAAGGGAAATGACACGAGGAACGCTGCCGACGACGGGCCCTCCTTATAGCTTCTTCATGGTCACCTTCTATGTAAAACACCTTGCAGCCACGCACttactttttctctctctctctctcccttctctcccgCCGTCTTCGTCGTTCATTGTGCagtaacggtaacggtaacggcGTTGGTGTTGTGTTGGTAAAATAAGCAAGAGAGAATGAAACGGATGAGACATTAGAACATAACTAGCTTAAGGCAGAAATATTGTTTGAATTGTTTATTCGGTTCGGTTGTTGTTGGGGAAACAATTAAGAGAATCTGAGAGCattatgcacatacatatatgtatgtatgtatggagaAGCTTGAATGGAAATCGATCAGTTTGAGCAAATTGGCACGCTCtcaatgcgtgtgtgtgtgggttgctgTAAGCCATGAATGTATATGTAAACGTAtatgtaactgtaactgtaaatgtaaatgtaaatatatatgtatatgtgtatgtatagatCGCGGCAGACCAAGAAAATGCTGAACGCCTTCCTGGACGACTTGGAACTGGACAGCTCGAACTCGGAGGAATCGACTGCCTCCGCATCGCAGTCTTGCTCGGCGACGCCCAGCCCAGAGGGCTACTCGGGCCTCATcaatcacagcagcagcggcaacagcagcagtggcaacagctcGGCTGATCCATTTGGTGGCGTCTTCCAGGCCACCgaggcagctgtggcagccgcCGTGTCGGCATTTAATGTACAGCATcagctgccccctgcccagcagcagcagcaacaacagcagcagcagcagcagcagcagcaacagcaatttcATTATCCTGGATTGGgtgtgcaacagcagccgcagccgcagcagcagcagcaccagcggaACTTGGCTCGAAGCAGTGGCAAGCACATCAAGCGCAAGAAGCTCGAGTGCaaccagctggagctggacaaTGACGATGCCTGCAGCGAGGACGAGTTCATCCGCAAGATAGCCAACGCGGCCAATGCGGCTCCTGTGGTTCCTGTGGCTCCTGTGGCTCCTGTGGCTCCTGTGGCTCCTGTGGCTCCTGTGCCTCCAGTCGCTCCAGTGGCTCCTGCGGCAAGCCCACGCCCTAAGCCTGCCATGACTagcgtgctgctgccacgcaaTGGCAATGAAACAAAGTAAGCGGAGTTTTCTTTACAGATCCAAAGCAGAAAAcccaaatacacaaacaactTCCACCCAACAGAATCGAAGTCTaccagaaaaaaccaaaaacattttcataaacaaacatttaaatacaaattggGAACGATACAAAATTTTGGAATACAATTTATGACTGGATCTTAACTTGAAATCCTATAATTAAAGCGGCACTCACACTAGACAGACTGTGGATCGTTTACAAACATTTCCACCTactttttacacatttttcctCTAAAATCTTAGAATAAAATTGCTCTCTACCTATCTATAACTCTGTTCTTTAGAAGCATTCAGAATGTAAGCACGCAACCAATAACTCTTTCAAAGACAAACGGACTAAAACTCTATTCGAACACACATTTTAAATCATCTTTTGGATGATCTGCACCTAGCTGGATTTTTATAGTTTCACTGGcctaaaaacaaatttagttCGTTGACTGATTtctgcagcaacagaaaatacTTTTGCTTTATGTTTCGTTTCATTCAAAGTCGAAACAGAAGGGCGAATGTTGTGATTCCAGTAAGAACTTAGCATATCCTTGCTAGAAATTCCCATATGGACGTCTGTCTCTCCTATAATTGAAACAATCTTCTCTTCGATCAGTACCAAACGGAAGTCCCTCCAGAGTACTCTGACTATTTTCTTCTTTGATGCttttccaaaaacaaacatccACTTTTCATGAATATTTGTCCAAGAGGCTTTTCCAATTCCCAGAAAGAACTAgaagtttttaaatatttaaatatgctgCTTTATCTCTGCTTTAAGCAATCCCCCGTACATAGCTCTGTGACCAATTCGTTATTCggccaacaaattaaatctCGACAAGAACATATTTCCATATACACCATTAAAAGTGCACTTTTGAGttatttttatacaattttacTATAACTTCTGCAGAGAAGTTCTTCcacgaaaaaaatataagataAATGGTTCAATACCCGCGAACTTGTATAGTTTTAACTGTTTCAAAACCAAGGAATTTTTGGTACAGTGCACGCCATTGGCTcgaattcaattacaaaaaaatagtgCGGATcatattttgttaaaattaTAACAATTAAATAGAGACATCAATGGACCGTATTTATCAGAagtttgcattaaaattgttcctAATTATTGTATGAAAATAATAGCGAAAGAATCAGAAATGAGAGCACTCCAAGCTCCGCTTTGTTAGGTagtttttatcttttatttgaCTAAAAGAAATATCATCTTTGTATTCGTAAAAGGTTTGAACAAACACCAAGACCAAAACTATTCTTAACTTGATGTGTGCCCTGCATAATTCCTGTCTCTCTTCCTCGCTTTCtatgtgtgctgtgtgtgtgtgtgtgtgtgtgtgtaattatttAACAATTGTAAAAAAACGAACCGAAAGGAGAACTAAACGAATCGAaactgaaaaaacaaaaagttttatatacaaacgaaaagcaaagaagtaaaagaaatttgcaataaaatcgctgaaacataaaaaattttgcttttggctttttatgtgtacatttttgttggatttgcaaatttgtgtatgtgtgtgcgtgtattgtaattaaagaaatcaaacaaaattgtatttcattGGCATTTTCTCGTATGAATTGTACTCTATTCATTACCAAGCAACCATTCCCCATGGCTTACATACATCTCGGCCCATTGGCTAAACATCCTCCTGGCCGTAAATCATTTGGCAAATTCGCTTCATCATGCATTTGGTACATGGCACATATGTGGGGATCTGGGCAAAGTTCAAGTACAAGTTgcaagaaatatatttaacaatCCTTAGACAAATAAACGGGGAAATGCCTTTCACATTCCACATTCGGTTTTTACGAATGGAAAAGTTCCCTGCGTAATGGAAAAACTCAAGCAAAACCCAGGCATCAAATTGTTATTCATATTgtcggctctctctctccgtttgGTTCTTTAGGTTCATTTCGGCCCGGACTGTCACCAGGGTGGCCAACAAGCGTCAGCCCACAACGCCGCTGAACAGCGTCGCCAGCTCGAACGACGGTCAAGTGCAGCTGGAGATTGTCTcgcagccggagcagcagcatcgggcCCGCTACCAGACCGAGGGCAGTCGCGGCGCGGTGAAGGATCGCAGCGGCAACGGCTTCCCCATAGTCCGGCTGACGGGCTACGACAAGGGCGCCGTGCTGCAGGTCTTCATTGGCACGGACATTGGTCGTGTGGCGCCACACATGTTCTATCAGGCGTGCAAGGTGGCCGGCAAGAACTCGACACAGTGCAACGAGAAGAAGGTCGACGGCACCATGGTTATCGAGATCGATTTCAAGCCAGAGACGGACATGACCATCACCTGCGATTGCGTTGGCATTTTAAAGGTGCGTCCGGTGGGGGGGGGACTAAGGTCTCCAGGAGTCGGTCCTGAATCATGTCACTGATTTCCTTCTCTTTGCAGGAACGCAATGTTGATGTGGAGCACCGCTTTCCCGAGCACCTGGCacagaagaacaaaaagaaatcgaCTCGCTGCCGGATGGTGTTTCGCACGCAGTTGACCCGCGAAGATGGCACCACCGAGACCCTGCAGGTCTGCTCCAATCCCATAATTTGCAGTAAGTATAGTCCCCCCGAGCTCACACTTCATTTACCAATTGAATTCCTCACTTTGCTGCCTCAGCTCAACCCCCAGGTGTGCCGGAAATATGCAAGAAGTCGCTCAATTCGTGCCCCGTCGATGGCGGCCTCGAGCTCTTCATTATTGGCAAGAACTTCCTCAAGGATACCCATGTGGTGTTTCAGGAGACCTACGACAGCGTCAATGGCGACGATCCCGCCACGGAAATAGCTGTGCGACAGCAGCTGATTGGCGGCACAGCCGCTCTGTGGGAACAGAGCGTGATGCCGGACAAGGAATATTTGCATCAGGTGCGTGACGGGTGGAGGCTGTCCGCGACTTGTCTTTTAtatgtccctctctctctctctgcagacGCATCTCATATGTACAGTGCCACAATATCTGCACCAGAATGTGATCAAGCCGGTGAGCGTTCAGGTATCGATCGTTTCGAGCGGCAAGAAGAGCGAGCCGCACACCTTCACCTACACGCCGAAGGGGCAGTATTCGACACTAGCGGCTGCCAGCACGTTAAGTAGCACAATTCACGATCAAGGTATCTATTTGTTGACTAAGTGttgcccccaccccacccccacaCACCTGCTGCTCGGCTTCGGGCAGCAGCGTACGCTACAAGCGCGAAACGCGAAACGCGAATCGAACACgaagccacacacactcctactcgtactcgtgctcgtactcgtgctcgtactcgtgcATACACAAACCGCATTTTAGGGCAGAAAGAATCAAGCATCGAATACACTGTGTGAGATAGTAGCCTTAGCCATCAATCCCAAGTACTTTTAGTACACTTCGACCTCTGCCATAAGCAGCTCGAGGCATTAGCAACTTTGTGTAGAAAATAAACGGGaaccaaaataataatatcaaTAATCGATAGATAAAACAATCGTATATCTTCATGCGttattctgttctgttctgttctattcttttctttcccacctctcctttctctctgtctttcctcTTTACTCATCCGCCATTCTGTCATtctctgtttgcatttttgcattttgtttgcatcCGCTGGCGGCTAACCCAAACATAAATATTGCGAGAGGGAAATGTGAATCAGTTATCAATACAGTtacaaataaaagacaaaacaaaaaggaatacttctttcgctctcttcttTGTTTCCTTACTCGAAAGTGAGGAAGGATTTATAGAGGAAGGACTGGTACAGTCGCGGGGAGCTTTTATTACTTAactattgtttgttttttgtatgcccTCATAAATGTTGTTTTAAGATTAACCAAATGATAGGGACACACCGCATTACACTCATAAGATTCAATACTAAAACAGCCCCCACCTGCCACTTGCCTGTCAAACTCTTCCATCCTCGTTCCCTTTCATATGCTCAAATGATCTTttagttttgttctttttgcacAGAGTAACGCATGAAAAGATCTATaaccacacaaaacaattaaaaattaattacactTAATAATTAAGTAGAGAATTGAAACGAACACCCAAACGAATCCAatgcaaatatcaaataaaataatatataatttaatttataagtACGATAAAAAACTACCAAgtaaatgaaacaacaaacataaatgAATAAGTCGAGAACAAAGTCAGGCGCTTGAAGCCTCCAGAACCCCGTTCCTCcgtcgctctctttctctcccgcCCCCCCCACACCGTTTGTCTCTTTGTTTCTCTGCCGCAAATGTCGCGCGACTCTCAGCTTAAGGAAGGACAAAGAACAAATTGGAATTCGCTTGGAAACTGATCGAAACAACTCTGCTGAATGAATGTTTATTCAATTTGTCATTGGAAACAATCGTAGGGCAATCATAGTATATCCACAATCGGAGAAACTTTACTGTTGGTCTGGCCTGAACATGTGCTGAAGAAGAATTTGCTACATTGCTGACACGTTTTGCCACAACCATACCACATTTCCTTCTGGGTCTTCTGAGCTACTTAATTATCTACTTGTGAGTGTTGCGAGTGTGCGTCTtattgattgtgtgtgtgtttgctgggTGTTGTTTGAGTGTGTTTGGGGGTGTTGCGAGTGAGTGAATGAGGTGCAGAGTTTTCTTGATCATTTTTTCACCAAGAAACAGAGGCGAACCCAACGCCAAAATTGAACACGCACAAGGAGCAGAAGTTCAGGAGATCAGAACATCAGGATGATAAataacagaagaagaaaatcaagatgaagatgaagaagatgaAGATCAAGGCAGCCACCCCCCCGTacagaagcaaagcaaagaactTTTCTCAATTCAGGCTAAATAATATGAAAACTCCAGGACAGCAAATCTCCAAATaatagatatttattttttcgcaaACTCTTAAAAGTGTCTTTCCCCACCCCtccacaacaacagaaaaacttacccaaaaaccaaacaacaaaaaatatgcatatatatatttttacataatATTCTTCCTCCTTCCCATTCTCTTAGCAATTTAGGTGCTCAATCTAACTATATAGtcaaatatgtatacattttgagtgctataaaatgcaaaaaaccaaagccagagtcaaagccagagccaaaattaaatcaaaattaagtCATTAATCGGATGTTGATataacataaatatacatacacatatatagaCACCGATATATCCTGTATctctatatatacacataaataactataactaaaacaaagcaaaagccccGCTAAGGCAAACCAactgagcgagagagaaagctgTGAAAGCTGTGAAAGCTTGCCTGGACACCAACGCTGGATGCATACGATCCACAATCCACGATCCACGGTCCACAATCCGCGACTGATCCGAACCCATTCTCCcagccacacatacacacacacacacacaaagacataAACAGGCACGCCGACACCGAGACGATCATCAGCGGAAGAGAAAgcgcctcagcctcagcctcatcccGAACCGAACCACAGCGAGCGACAGCGACTTCAGCCACAACCAACAACTTCGAGGATGTCTAGGGTACTggttaaaacaaacaaaaaaaaacacacacacaaaaaaaccattcaaacaattatttacCACTTGACTaaagaaacaatttttttggccatttcgTACCACATTTTCTATATATCTATTAttgaaaaaaccaaaacaaaaacaacaacacttTCCCCCACCcttcacacactcacacactcacacacataccatTAAAATTAACTCGATTTAGTCTTACTGGAAGGCCATCTCAcatgcgtacatacatacatccataaaACCCCTTTAagaattacatacatacatacatatgtataaacatGCAGCTAACAAAACTCATACATAAATGAAGgctttgtgttgtgtgtttttcatgTCCTAGAGATGTGAAGTCCGAAATCATCATCCAACAGccacagtttttttttacaattcaaacgggcaaaatgaattattacgGAGTAAAATATGCTCGaaaattgttatttgttatGTACTTTGTCGAAACACTCATGCATGAGccgctatgtacatatgggcAAATTCTCTGACGTCGCACAAGACGACATAACGTGATGATTATGATTGCATTATGATACCACCACTTGACGAAATCTTTAACGGCTGATAAAATCGCAATAATAAATGTTCGCAGTTAAAACTATGCATGTTCGCGGAGGTGTAACTGAACTTTTTCCAAGAATTACATCTCTTATAGGATATACAAATACTAGTACAATAGTATTATCTTTGGCTTATTTGAATAGGTTTTCACATCCAAgttaatgaaattatttgcCAATAATGTAGATTAGTTACCTTTCAATTAGATGGCattgtgttttgctttttacatttaatttgttagcCTTCGTCACAGAAATGCCCATTATTATCGCTTTGCTCATACACAACTGTACTAACAAACAGCAATTCTCTTTAAGAGCGATTTAAAGTAAAAAGATCATCCATTTTCGGTGCCGTTTCAGTTGtctttaacaaacaaaaaaaagatcaTGCTTAACATAAAGAATCATCGTGTATGTGAATTAATTTGCAGGGGAGAGTCAAACCACATTCGAGGTGCACATCGAGTGCAACAAAAGTAAATGTAATCCAACAGCTGAAAATAGAAGGAAGAGAGGACCGAAATCAATTGCAGCAAATGTGGTGACACAAGGCGCGGGTACTTGTTTTTGAAAGAACCTATCGAAGGGTTGGTAGTGATGGGACTCGTTTAGAACGAGTGGAATTTTAAGCATTGCTCGACTTGAGAGCCCCAACATTACGCCTAGAGAACGCAAGCAGCTTTCGATAAGGCATCCCGCCAGCGCAAGTATCAAACCAGCTGTGGACGGCTGTAAAGGAGTGGAACATAGTTTATGGTCTATATACTcgcacatacataaatgtagatAATGTGAGGTTCATGGGTTACAGAATTCACCATAGGATTTGCTCTAGTATTAATCCATAATCCTACAATTAATATAATCATAATATTTAAGTCAAAACTTAAGCCTAAGTAATAATATTACAATTCGAATTAAGTTCAACTCTTAAGTAGTGTTGGAAAACGcttgccgagtctctgtgtgtgtgtgattgagTGTTTTATGGTGTGATTGTGTgattgcgtgtgtgtgtgtggctacCCCGCTGATCTGCTTTGTGCGACTGAGTGAAGGTTTTCCCTGCGTTTGAACACCTTccgattgattgatggattgatCCTTGATATGTATTCTCTTGGGGCTAATTTCGATCACTTTCGATCGTTTGTTAACTGCACTTGAGtcgttttgttggtttttcctgGGACATTTTATCTGCAGAAGCTCTCCTCTCCGTCCCCCCCTTGAATGATTGTGTGACTGGATGTGTGGACTCGTTTTCAGGCAACAAACATAATTAGTTCATTACAAATTCATATAAAATAAGcataaaataagcaaaaaccTAGCATGTAATGATTAACCAtaattgaaacaaaacaaaacaaaaccaaaaaaaaaaacacacaacaagaCCCTACGACCCTGACCCTGACCCTGACCCTAACCAGAGTTCCTCCGAATCCTAGCTTAAGTTTTCCGTAGTGCCTAAGTTTTAGTTTCCAATAAAAAATGTTCCCGGACCCATGATGGATCTCTGCCGCTTACCTTCCCTTACCTTACCCTGCCACACCCCCTTACCACTCGCTCTcgtatttatttcttttaattttgaaacttgttttttatttgttttttttttgttagtttttattttatttttatttttttgttgttgattttagAACCCGTCCCGCCCCCGACCCGTGGTCCCATTTAAGTTGAAGTGCCATCATAGCGTTGCAAACTAAAACTCTTCTCTGCCGTATATTTTGTAGATGTGAATCACTTTATGGACACTACAGCAGCGCCCTCGAGCAGCGGGTCGAGCTGGTCGGCCAGTGCGCAGGCGTCTGGATCGGGCGCGGGAGCAGCCGCCAGCGGCGAGGGAGTGGTGGCGGAGACCAAGCACGAGATAGACTCGGGCATGATGCCCCCACCGATCAGCAACCAGATACCGATGGGCGTTGTGCGCCGCTCATCGCTGCCCAGCGCCTCACCCATGATCACCGATCAGCAGCTGGTCCACCTCAatgccgtggccgtggccagcGCGGAGGCCTTGAAGAGCGAACTACTCGACGACAGCAGCGCGCACAGTCCGCTGACAGCGGAAGCCACACCGGATGTCGCCAGTGGCATGCAGCAGTACCACCATCAGACGCACTTTGCCCGCAAATCCAGCCTGGATACGATCATGTTCGATCACTCGAACAGCTTGCCCGGCTTCCCCGTCACCGCCGTTGACATTGACTCTGCTGCCGTGGCGGAGGCTGTCGAGTTGGCTGTGAAGAATGAAATTGTTAAGCACgtggtgcagcagcatcaacaacagcagcagcaacagcagcagcagcagcagcaacagcagcagccacaacagcaacagcagcagcagcagcaggccacagcggcggcagcagcgagcgTGCACAAGTTCATCGATGAGCTGACAAAGTCCACTTCGGTGGTCAGCAGCAATGGCACCACAGAGCCAGCACTCTTCAGCAGCGTGGCTGTCATCGATCACGCCCTGACCGACATGCTGCAGTCGAAGGTGCTGGGCCACCAAGCGGTCGCCGCACCCAACGTTGTGCTCGAGCGGAGTCTGTCGCTGGGGTCGACCAACTCGAGCGGCTCGCTGAGCGGCAGCGAGTCCTCGCCGAACAGCTCGCCGCTCACCCAAGACATCATCCTCAATTCGGAGCCGGCGGCTGCTCTGGCCGGTGCCGCCGGCCTGGCGCCGTCTCCCGTTGATGTTGGCGCTGGCCTTTCCACCGATATCATCATGAACCCCGCCGTCTCGCCATCCACCATACTTTGCTCGGCCAATGGGGCAGCCACTGCAATGGTGCCCAACATCCTAGCGCCCCACCAGGTGACCATGGCCAACTCGATACTGAACGACATAGCCATGCAGCCGGAGCCGACGCAGCAGGACGCGGCCGTGGCTGCCCTGGCGCTGAGCAACATCATGATGAGTCCACCGACAACAGCTGGCGGGGTGGTGGACACACTGCCACCGACACCGGCAGCCCTGCAGCCGGAGgtggctgccaccgccacctcgACGGCGGTCAGCAACATGATCATCAAGGCGGCCGCTGACTTCATTACCacccaggagcaggagcagcacaacTATCATCATCAGCACACCCGCACGCACACCCATTCGCAcacgcactcgcacacacgcTCGCCGCAGTCGGGCGTGCCGGTGGCCAACAATCCCGTGGAGGCTGGCGAGGATCCGTTGGTCAATCTGCTTTTGAGCCACTCGACGCCACCCGAggcggcagccgctgctgctgcagccgtcGCCGCGGAGGCTGCCAGCTTTCAGTCACTCGCGGGgcacggccacagccacagccatagtcacagccacagtcacagccatagccacagtcacagtcacagtcatggacacggccatggccatggtggCCACACgcacggccacgcccacttgCCAGTTGTAGCGGCCTCACCACAAGAATCTCTGATCGTTGCACTGGCCAGCGAGAATGCGCTGCAAAAGTCCGTGGCCACCGCCGCCGTCACCACCAACGGGGCCGTGATGACCCAACAGGCCTCGGCGCCCACCACCGCCGGAAGCATTTTGCCAGCGGCTGTCGGTGCCGTGGCCGCCGCTGCGGCCGTGGCTGTGCAGCCCCCGATACCCCAGGAGCTGACCACGATGTCTGATCAGGATCTGATCAGCTACATAAACCCAAGCACCTTCGATCAGCGTGAGTTTTGTTTaggttttattttgaatttgattaaaattgtactaattgtttgctttgcagtTTAAACGGCTTGagatcaacaaattaaattacttggacgtttttttttatgattaaaaaaagaatatattAATCATATACGGACCTAATGTTAAGTACGTGTAAAACCCATGGATATGGATACTAGGTTTCAGTGTGGACCAACTTTGCCTGAGCGACAGCGCAG containing:
- the LOC117903658 gene encoding uncharacterized protein LOC117903658 isoform X3, which gives rise to MRFTYNQYKHYESGYRIPSKMHNLSHHQHHGGGGGGGGGNNNTGGAAASGGAGGGGNNTSNNHYGHHYNNNNNNNNTGNNNIQAYQHHYKSNFGMRMTMSTNSTMSARIHRKGFRIPSKRQPGKGLPGKLHTITRAGPGKLVPGKRIPQRPHPPPCDNSNDSGLGFDQHTELRSPSSGPGVADPGSSNGSSMGGMSAVQRANLLVNSSLTNTVVAAAAAAAAAVASNSLQQHHQQQQQQHQQQQQQQQHQQQQQQHSPQQHLIRAIPASRFISARTVTRVANKRQPTTPLNSVASSNDGQVQLEIVSQPEQQHRARYQTEGSRGAVKDRSGNGFPIVRLTGYDKGAVLQVFIGTDIGRVAPHMFYQACKVAGKNSTQCNEKKVDGTMVIEIDFKPETDMTITCDCVGILKERNVDVEHRFPEHLAQKNKKKSTRCRMVFRTQLTREDGTTETLQVCSNPIICTQPPGVPEICKKSLNSCPVDGGLELFIIGKNFLKDTHVVFQETYDSVNGDDPATEIAVRQQLIGGTAALWEQSVMPDKEYLHQTHLICTVPQYLHQNVIKPVSVQVSIVSSGKKSEPHTFTYTPKGQYSTLAAASTLSSTIHDQDVNHFMDTTAAPSSSGSSWSASAQASGSGAGAAASGEGVVAETKHEIDSGMMPPPISNQIPMGVVRRSSLPSASPMITDQQLVHLNAVAVASAEALKSELLDDSSAHSPLTAEATPDVASGMQQYHHQTHFARKSSLDTIMFDHSNSLPGFPVTAVDIDSAAVAEAVELAVKNEIVKHVVQQHQQQQQQQQQQQQQQQQPQQQQQQQQQATAAAAASVHKFIDELTKSTSVVSSNGTTEPALFSSVAVIDHALTDMLQSKVLGHQAVAAPNVVLERSLSLGSTNSSGSLSGSESSPNSSPLTQDIILNSEPAAALAGAAGLAPSPVDVGAGLSTDIIMNPAVSPSTILCSANGAATAMVPNILAPHQVTMANSILNDIAMQPEPTQQDAAVAALALSNIMMSPPTTAGGVVDTLPPTPAALQPEVAATATSTAVSNMIIKAAADFITTQEQEQHNYHHQHTRTHTHSHTHSHTRSPQSGVPVANNPVEAGEDPLVNLLLSHSTPPEAAAAAAAAVAAEAASFQSLAGHGHSHSHSHSHSHSHSHSHSHSHGHGHGHGGHTHGHAHLPVVAASPQESLIVALASENALQKSVATAAVTTNGAVMTQQASAPTTAGSILPAAVGAVAAAAAVAVQPPIPQELTTMSDQDLISYINPSTFDQL